The Narcine bancroftii isolate sNarBan1 chromosome 6, sNarBan1.hap1, whole genome shotgun sequence genome window below encodes:
- the osgn1 gene encoding oxidative stress induced growth inhibitor 1, which produces MLEEKVLPEDGSLTIPVLVVGNGPSGICLSYLLSGYRPYLSPLASHPNPILQHKLEENHHLSIVGQDLEWLSEGLEGRSSNPVAVLFDTLLLPDGDYGLDHTSPLCWRLESSQCISHLVLGTGLPGGSWHDMEGSMLTLSFGNWMELPGLKMKDWIGEKRRSLRNDRVLPAQVAAYYQHFVSEMGLEKNFVCNSCVTSLRRTGAASEREVDKESHVKQESREEGKCCRTAQSLWEVQGYQTCRGGTRTPFLIRAENVVLATGTHDEPLRLGVEGEDLPYVCHSISEFKAAVVQGRLNNFSEPVLIVGAGLTAADAILCAHHWSIPVLHAFRCSVTDPNLIFNRLPKVLYPEYHKVHQMMSQQCMGEEPTSYRGYTSLPQHRVHSFRLDHKCILESWDKVQTRVSVSMALVLIGTNPRLSFLEDDGVHLGMNPEMPISCRYNPLQVHPYTYELVQEPTLFAMGPLVGDNFVRFVKGGALAITSCLVKRHKERWFPTN; this is translated from the exons ATGCTGGAGGAGAAAGTGCTGCCAGAGGATGGCTCTCTGACCATTCCTGTTCTTGTCGTGG GGAATGGGCCCTCAGGAATTTGCTTGTCTTACCTACTGTCTGGATATCGGCCCTATTTGTCTCCTCTGGCAAGTCACCCAAACCCAATTCTgcagcacaaactagaagagaACCACCACCTGTCGATCGTTGGCCAG GATCTGGAGTGGCTGTCTGAAGGACTGGAGGGACGCTCCTCAAATCCAGTGGCTGTACTCTTTGACACTCTTCTCCTGCCTGATGGCGACTATGGTCTGGATCACACTTCACCCTTGTGTTGGAGACTGGAGTCTTCACAGTGTATATCGCATCTTGTCTTGGGCACAGGGTTACCTGGAGGTTCCTGGCAT GATATGGAGGGCTCAATGCTCACGCTGAGCTTTGGCAACTGGATGGAGTTACCGGGGCTGAAAATGAAGGACTGGATCGGTGAGAAGCGCAG GAGTCTGAGGAATGATCGCGTCCTTCCGGCCCAGGTGGCTGCCTACTACCAACactttgtcagtgagatgggcctGGAGAAGAACTTTGTGTGCAACAGCTGCGTGACGTCACTGCGTCGAACCGGCGCTGCTTCTGAGCGGGAGGTGGACAAAGAGAGCCATGTCAAGCAGGAGAGCAGAGAGGAGGGGAAGTGCTGTCGAACAGCTCAGTCCTTGTGGGAGGTGCAGGGGTATCAGACCTGCAGGGGAGGGACTCGGACCCCCTTTCTGATCCGTGCCGAGAATGTGGTCTTGGCGACAGGGACCCACGATGAGCCCCTGCGGCTAGGGGTGGAAGGCGAGGACTTGCCCTATGTATGTCACAGCATCTCAGAGTTCAAAGCGGCCGTTGTGCAGGGCCGGCTGAACAACTTCTCGGAACCAGTGCTGATTGTCGGCGCAGGGCTAACTGCAGCCGATGCCATCCTCTGTGCCCACCACTGGAGCATCCCAGTCCTGCATGCCTTCCGGTGCTCAGTCACTGACCCCAACCTGATCTTCAACCGGCTGCCCAAGGTGCTTTATCCAGAGTACCACAAGGTGCATCAGATGATGAGCCAGCAATGCATGGGCGAGGAGCCAACCTCTTACCGTGGTTACACCAGCCTCCCCCAGCACCGGGTCCACAGCTTCCGGCTGGATCACAAGTGTATCTTGGAAAGTTGGGACAAGGTTCAGACACGGGTGAGTGTCTCCATGGCACTAGTACTAATTGGgaccaatcccagactttctttCCTGGAGGACGATGGTGTCCACCTAGGTATGAACCCTGAGATGCCCATCTCCTGTCGATACAACCCTTTACAGGTCCACCCTTACACATACGAGTTGGTCCAAGAGCCCACCCTATTTGCAATGGGACCTCTGGTGGGTGATAACTTTGTGCGGTTTGTGAAGGGTGGGGCTCTGGCAATCACCAGCTGCCTGGTGAAAAGGCACAAAGAACGATGGTTCCCTACAAACTGA
- the LOC138735913 gene encoding uncharacterized protein isoform X4: protein MAMVWSVGAAVREQAVQEGPSSCGATAVLNVLRALGLGSATSADAVEQCVRTRLREQDALLPQYLLSRSVAGATHDQLLEGAEMASEGRVTGRFFSFYPDRAVDLIAWLAGWISKGAVPVATMNMQVAVPEGEEIPDAWHHQMIFGVGPEGIYMTNPLELMESHVVKRRLCSASLLLIREEDVLSHLPQVAGPCVLTEFQDHPAWRELDVVGGSDDCWRGHTH, encoded by the exons ATGGCGATGGTATGGAGTGTCGGGGCCGCCGTGCGGGAGCAGGCCGTGCAGGAGGGCCCGAGCTCCTGCGGCGCCACCGCCGTGCTGAATGTGCTGCGGGCTCTGGGCCTGGGCTCGGCCACTTCAGCCGATGCGGTGGAGCAGTGCGTGCGAACTCGGCTGAGGGAGCAGGACGCCTTGCTGCCCCAGTACTTGTTGTCCCGCAGCGTGGCAG GTGCTACCCACGATCAGCTGCTGGAAGGAGCAGAGATGGCCAGTGAGGGCAGGGTCACTGGCAGGTTCTTCAGCTTCTACCCGGACCGGGCAGTGGATTTGATAGCTTGGCTGGCTGGCTGGATCAGCAAGGGGGCTGTTCCTGTAGCTACCATGAACATGCAAGTTGCAGTACCAGAGGGAGAGGAGATTCCTGATGCTTGGCATCATCAGATGATATTTGGAGTAGGCCCTGAGGGGATATACATGACCAATCCTCTGGAGCTCA TGGAGAGCCACGTTGTGAAGCGGCGCCTGTGTAGTGCCTCATTGCTACTGATCCGGGAGGAGGATGTCCTCTCTCATCTCCCGCAGGTGGCTGGGCCGTGTGTGCTGACAGAGTTCCAGGATCACCCGGCCTGGAGAGAGCTGGATGTTGTTG GTGGCTCGGATGATTGCTGGAGAGGACACACGCACTGA
- the LOC138735913 gene encoding uncharacterized protein isoform X2 has protein sequence MAMVWSVGAAVREQAVQEGPSSCGATAVLNVLRALGLGSATSADAVEQCVRTRLREQDALLPQYLLSRSVAGATHDQLLEGAEMASEGRVTGRFFSFYPDRAVDLIAWLAGWISKGAVPVATMNMQVAVPEGEEIPDAWHHQMIFGVGPEGIYMTNPLELMESHVVKRRLCSASLLLIREEDVLSHLPQVAGPCVLTEFQDHPAWRELDVVGQVARMIAGEDTRTEGLGSVHLIIPAAYKSGITLFVQRHSEVASEIFSASELPLSA, from the exons ATGGCGATGGTATGGAGTGTCGGGGCCGCCGTGCGGGAGCAGGCCGTGCAGGAGGGCCCGAGCTCCTGCGGCGCCACCGCCGTGCTGAATGTGCTGCGGGCTCTGGGCCTGGGCTCGGCCACTTCAGCCGATGCGGTGGAGCAGTGCGTGCGAACTCGGCTGAGGGAGCAGGACGCCTTGCTGCCCCAGTACTTGTTGTCCCGCAGCGTGGCAG GTGCTACCCACGATCAGCTGCTGGAAGGAGCAGAGATGGCCAGTGAGGGCAGGGTCACTGGCAGGTTCTTCAGCTTCTACCCGGACCGGGCAGTGGATTTGATAGCTTGGCTGGCTGGCTGGATCAGCAAGGGGGCTGTTCCTGTAGCTACCATGAACATGCAAGTTGCAGTACCAGAGGGAGAGGAGATTCCTGATGCTTGGCATCATCAGATGATATTTGGAGTAGGCCCTGAGGGGATATACATGACCAATCCTCTGGAGCTCA TGGAGAGCCACGTTGTGAAGCGGCGCCTGTGTAGTGCCTCATTGCTACTGATCCGGGAGGAGGATGTCCTCTCTCATCTCCCGCAGGTGGCTGGGCCGTGTGTGCTGACAGAGTTCCAGGATCACCCGGCCTGGAGAGAGCTGGATGTTGTTG GGCAGGTGGCTCGGATGATTGCTGGAGAGGACACACGCACTGAAGGTTTAGGTTCCGTGCACTTGATCATCCCAGCTGCCTACAAGTCAGGGATCACACTGTTCGTCCAGAGACACTCGGAAGTAGCCAGTGAGATATTTTCCGCATCAGAGCTGCCTTTATCAGCATAA
- the LOC138735913 gene encoding uncharacterized protein isoform X3, translating to MAMVWSVGAAVREQAVQEGPSSCGATAVLNVLRALGLGSATSADAVEQCVRTRLREQDALLPQYLLSRSVAGATHDQLLEGAEMASEGRVTGRFFSFYPDRAVDLIAWLAGWISKGAVPVATMNMQVAVPEGEEIPDAWHHQMIFGVGPEGIYMTNPLELMESHVVKRRLCSASLLLIREEDVLSHLPQVAGPCVLTEFQDHPAWRELDVVGKNQRAYHQWNLQQ from the exons ATGGCGATGGTATGGAGTGTCGGGGCCGCCGTGCGGGAGCAGGCCGTGCAGGAGGGCCCGAGCTCCTGCGGCGCCACCGCCGTGCTGAATGTGCTGCGGGCTCTGGGCCTGGGCTCGGCCACTTCAGCCGATGCGGTGGAGCAGTGCGTGCGAACTCGGCTGAGGGAGCAGGACGCCTTGCTGCCCCAGTACTTGTTGTCCCGCAGCGTGGCAG GTGCTACCCACGATCAGCTGCTGGAAGGAGCAGAGATGGCCAGTGAGGGCAGGGTCACTGGCAGGTTCTTCAGCTTCTACCCGGACCGGGCAGTGGATTTGATAGCTTGGCTGGCTGGCTGGATCAGCAAGGGGGCTGTTCCTGTAGCTACCATGAACATGCAAGTTGCAGTACCAGAGGGAGAGGAGATTCCTGATGCTTGGCATCATCAGATGATATTTGGAGTAGGCCCTGAGGGGATATACATGACCAATCCTCTGGAGCTCA TGGAGAGCCACGTTGTGAAGCGGCGCCTGTGTAGTGCCTCATTGCTACTGATCCGGGAGGAGGATGTCCTCTCTCATCTCCCGCAGGTGGCTGGGCCGTGTGTGCTGACAGAGTTCCAGGATCACCCGGCCTGGAGAGAGCTGGATGTTGTTG
- the LOC138735913 gene encoding uncharacterized protein isoform X5, with protein sequence MAMVWSVGAAVREQAVQEGPSSCGATAVLNVLRALGLGSATSADAVEQCVRTRLREQDALLPQYLLSRSVAGATHDQLLEGAEMASEGRVTGRFFSFYPDRAVDLIAWLAGWISKGAVPVATMNMQVAVPEGEEIPDAWHHQMIFGVGPEGIYMTNPLELMESHVVKRRLCSASLLLIREEDVLSHLPQVAGPCVLTEFQDHPAWRELDVVGNKKNMKI encoded by the exons ATGGCGATGGTATGGAGTGTCGGGGCCGCCGTGCGGGAGCAGGCCGTGCAGGAGGGCCCGAGCTCCTGCGGCGCCACCGCCGTGCTGAATGTGCTGCGGGCTCTGGGCCTGGGCTCGGCCACTTCAGCCGATGCGGTGGAGCAGTGCGTGCGAACTCGGCTGAGGGAGCAGGACGCCTTGCTGCCCCAGTACTTGTTGTCCCGCAGCGTGGCAG GTGCTACCCACGATCAGCTGCTGGAAGGAGCAGAGATGGCCAGTGAGGGCAGGGTCACTGGCAGGTTCTTCAGCTTCTACCCGGACCGGGCAGTGGATTTGATAGCTTGGCTGGCTGGCTGGATCAGCAAGGGGGCTGTTCCTGTAGCTACCATGAACATGCAAGTTGCAGTACCAGAGGGAGAGGAGATTCCTGATGCTTGGCATCATCAGATGATATTTGGAGTAGGCCCTGAGGGGATATACATGACCAATCCTCTGGAGCTCA TGGAGAGCCACGTTGTGAAGCGGCGCCTGTGTAGTGCCTCATTGCTACTGATCCGGGAGGAGGATGTCCTCTCTCATCTCCCGCAGGTGGCTGGGCCGTGTGTGCTGACAGAGTTCCAGGATCACCCGGCCTGGAGAGAGCTGGATGTTGTTG